Genomic window (Cucumis sativus cultivar 9930 chromosome 2, Cucumber_9930_V3, whole genome shotgun sequence):
TAGTTTATACAATAGCATAAGCAATGACGTAACTAAAATGAAGGTTTTAATAgtactctttaatttggactccatatatataaatacatccTCTCCTCTCTGTACATCATTATTTTTTggctttgaaaagaaaaaaaaaacaaagtttgataataatgataatgaatGAGAGAGTTTTATGGAATGGTTTGCCCACCATTGTGATGATGTTGGTTCAATTTGGGTTTGCTGGAGTTaacattttctataaattagCTGCTGCTGATGGAATGAGTTTTCGGATTATTATTGCTTACCGTTTCTTATTTGCTTCTGCTTTCATTCTTCCCATTGCATTCTTTCTGGAAAGGTACTTAAtacttcctttcttttctcattttctttccccCACACAAATAAactgttgtttttattttattttattgttttcagaGGTAGAAGACCGAAGCTTACTTGGTCCGTTATTTTCTATGCATTTCTTTGTGGACTCTTTGGGTAATTAATAATTcagtttcttatatttattttgaattaaacaGAGATTTTGATGTAACTCTAACTTCATCCACCCGTGGATATGGAACTGTCAACAGTTAGCCGTTCAATTATATGCCTACCTCTCTGCTTAGCATCTCATCATTTCTTGTGATTTCCTACCAATATTCCGCCCTCTTAAGTTCTTAAGATTATGTGATTTTTTCCATGcataaaccttttttttctttttacaaattaaataacactTGTTTTTCACTCCACTCCAACTTTTGTTTCATCTCTcacttttcttaaattttatctaGACTAAGTTAAAAATGGCAATTTAtacctattttttttcttctaactttaaattaaaatggaaaatagattttaaaaatatataatattgaatATCTTATGTTCTACGcattttttgatatttatttcacaaattcaaattattgttCAAAGTGTTgaaataatacttttatttttatatatttagatttaaaaaaaaaaatataacaaatcttcacaattatatttatactatataataatttgaaaaaaactcacaaactCACCATGAAAAAATACGTCGATCGGGTATGAAAGGATGCACGATCTTGCGTGCACAATTTATATGATACGCGATCGTATACaaaatgatacacgatcgcATAGCAAATCTAGATGATTTTGGTTTAAGATTGTGTATAaagatctaaacaattttgtacCAAATATCGTTAAGATTTGgtatacgatcatttagatttaactacgtaatcttgaaccaaataacattttgaaaaaaataatagaagatttatgattgattgaaaataaatatcatgatttcaaaaaaatataaaagaaaatttgaagatgaagagaagaagatggaaagaaattgtaaaagaaagaaaatagaaatgatgaataaacttagaatatttaagaaaaatgactCGTTTGAAGgttttttgattttattatacggtcataaatatttggatgtttttgttaaatggatgaaaattaacctttaaaaaatcctccaaatatttgtttgagtAAAAGTAAAGGAATAGTGCAAATTTAAccattagattcaaaataattacgtgtatagcaacattttaataaatttgcaaatatagtaaaacttgTCAAATTCTAATAATGATagatgttgcaaatattgatctatcagTAATaaatcatacgagtctattagtgatacaagtctattaacaatagattttgctatatttacaattttttttaaaaaatattactatacaccttattattatttctaaaatggtCCTTTTTACTTCTGATGGAATAAAAAACGTGAATCTTTATTTTggtgaaatttataaaaaaaaaatgataaaaaagaaaaaagaaatggggaAGCCCTTTGAGGACAATAAAAGTGAGGCCATGGTAAGTTAGTTATTGGATTAGCTATAATTAAGAACATTaacaattcaaaaataaaatatataatgtaataGTGGTACAAATACTTGCATGCAGGGGATCACTGAGTCAAAATTTGTACGTGGAGAGTTTAGCTTTAACATCTGCAACATATGCTTCAGCCATTGGTAACCTTGCGCCAGCCATCACTTTCATTTTGGCCGTTTCCTTCAGGTTTTgtgtaataaatatttattaatttatgatataacaaatggaattaataataacaataaataagaaagaaaaagaaaaggaatattagaataataattattcatgttgatatatatatatatacgaaTGGATGGGTCAGGCTGGAGAGGATGAACATAGGAACAATGCGAGGGAAGGCTAAAGTGATGGGAACATTAATAGGAATAGTTGGGGCCATGATTCTCACATTCTACAAAGGCGTGGAACTTCATCCTTGGTCTACTCGGGTCGACCTTTTGCATAAAGGTCATAATTCCACTGAACACGTGGCCCCAACAGAACATACAATTCATAGTCATGTGTTGGGGAGTGTGATGGGTGTTGGAAGCTGCTTCTCTTATGCTTTATGGCTCATCGTCCAGGTGAGTTTCACATCATCCCTCTCACGTTCAATCATGctagattaaattaaattagattagattatggtttttttttttatcaatattaattttatagtatatatagGCAAAAATGAGTGAATGCTATCCATGCCACTACTCAAGTACAGCATTAATGTGTATGATGGGATCCGTTCAAGCGGTTGGTTTTGCTCTGTGCGTCGAAACTCAATGGAGTCGTTGGAAATTGGGTTGGAATATCAGGCTTCTTTCTGTCGCATATACAGTAtatcttttttactttatctctttcaaattcttctattttttctttttaacaaaagaGTTGTGTTTTCTCATTTTCGACTCAAATGATGTTCATCTTAATaccttctttcttctacttACAAtcaaagaatatatatataaaaccaaacaCTTCTTGTTCTTTACAAAGTTATCACACATCAATTTGTACTTGACATGGATAAGCTGCCAAGTGatgtaataatataatataattttttcatataatatgGTTATGTTGCCTTAACCCTTCTATTATTTCTTCATTATACTTTTTAGTTGGATACCAATGCTATTTtgattcacaatttttttaactaagtgctttaaaagtatttattttaatttttgcaattttaaaaagtgatcATTCATTTGGtctcaaacaaaaagataaagcAACTAAAACAATAccattcaaacaaaaagataaagcaactaaaacaaactaaaacaaactaaaacaataccattcaaacaaaaagataaagcAACTAAAACAATACCATTCGAAGaggttaaaattattatattgtaaataggaagaagtgaaaatttgTTAGTAGCCATTTTAAATGTATACATGGAGTAAAGTAATTGAAAGGAATATTTAAAAGCTTACCCGTTTTTAAGTAGGTTGAGGTTGATTGGATTTTAAGAACTTTTGTACAAAGTTGAAGAGAAAAgatatatagaaaattgaaagaaaaaatatatatatacggtgttttgtgatatataattaataatgtgtATATGTACTGTGGATGATGGTAGGGGATCGTGGCTTCAGGAGTGATGGTAACGTTAATAACATGGTGCGTACGAATCAGAGGCCCAATGTTTGTATCAGTCTTCAGCCCTCTAATTCTAGTTCTCGTTGCCATAGCTGCCTCCTTGTTTCTACAAGAAAAACTCTACTTAGGATGGTATCTAATACTTCCCtcctttttcaattatatatcattttcgtatgattaatttttacaaaaataataaaccgtcaaaatatttaggattccaataacaaataaaaaaaagctaGGGTtccaataacaaataaaaaagctGACGAAGCTAATCATTtccttctaaatattttacgTTTGCTTTTTTTCACTGTCTTTCATCTCCTCATTTTctgctattttttttcctttgtatgtctttttctctttttcttctgtaatttttttttaaaatatttccttttggctttcaatttttcttttcatttttatcattttttttctcttcttccaaaatttttctttaaactcATTTAGTTGTTTAAGGCAGTggatcaaatataaaaaatcgtAAAAAAAAACCGTTTAAAATtcttggtttttaaaattctttttatatacgatcatttaaatttggttggAAATATAAtcgtaaaaaaaatagtcaaatctaaacaaagaatcttggaaaaaaaatggtttagatttggataaaACGATAAAATTAAACGATCAAGTAAGAAATGAATagtaaaatctaaatgattgtttactaaatattttacGTACTGCATGTCAATTAGTTGTGTGacttttttgatattttttattgtagcGTGTGAACTTTTTGTGtgtttaaaattgttttatactgTGTAAATATTTCAACGTTATGTTAtccttgttttttaaaaaatattttttctttttttcttatccaATTGATTTTTGCATTTAATTAGTGATATAATCACTGTTAATATTTCAACTCTACTGAAAACactatatttatcatttataaatttggaggcatctaaatatttaaaattttctatatttctaaatattattctcagtcatttttctattcaaaataattataccaTTATGTGTTTgtaaattctttaattttctcttttagaaaaaacaataaagcaGTTTTCTAAATTCCATCTGGCACATTAAAATAAGCTAGCTAGGAACGGAGAATACATTTCCATAATTTCCATAATGTAGAGAGACACTGAATTAAAGATATGTGATTATTGTTGTTACACAAAGCAATAGCtgatctatatttttttcttaggctcgaaaaagaaaaaaagaacacgaATTTCaagttattgaaattttttggaCTTTCTAGTTTGACGAAGATCCCGTTGTTAGTGGATATTAAAGCATTTCAAAATTGGATCAATtaattgatgatttttttactGAAGTGCTGTTACAATGATTATGTTTGCTTTTGTAAgtgaatttgtatttttcatccGACGTGGTATCTAGCCTTGAGGTTATCGATACTTCATTGCATTACAATcatacaaaattcatttttttccttataaaaaatgttttgagaAACAATTTCCTAAAGATGGCagcatgtaattaggttaattagccaagaataataaatatagaaaagtttATCATGAGTAGATTCGATTGGAGATATAATTGTAGGtatggtttttctttaataaactCTACaagtaatatatttgttaaaagatatatgaatttacatttttatcccgtaaaaaaaaaaaaagataacattGTTATTTGggctaattaaattttgtatttatacatGTGCTTGTAATGAATGGCAGCGTGGTTGGAGGAATGTTGATGGTGTGTGGATTATATATGGTACTATGGGGTAAAAGCAAAGAAATCAGAAAGATAACACAATTAGCTCCCATGGAAAGCATTGAAGAGCAGCTGCAGCAGCTGGGTGGTGAAGGGATAGATTTGGTCATTTCCTCTCCAATTACTCCATTGTCCAAAACTCATGTCACCAATAGTCagcataataataatagtaatgtTCCACATTCCAACAATTAGAAACCAATAAACACTTGTAATCttgtatattttgatattccaTCATGTGttttagacaaaaaaaaagtgttgaaCATGTACTGTTGTAAAGATATAAAACCATATTTCCCCCTCCTCATCCATTTCTCTTATCCAATcgtaaatatcaattaatttgagttgttttaggacaaatatcaatttacacCTTGAATTCGGGTTGTATCAATTTTGTCTctgaaataatattatatcaatttaaaccttaaacttacataaatatatcattttgaaCCCTCAACTTCTATAAGTCTATATAtccaaataaaacataatggAGGGTTTAGATTGATACAATCATataattttaggttttaaattGACACACTTTTAAAGGTTCGAGGTTTTAAACTAATCGATACAATTATTAGGTTGGGATTTAATAGCTTTGTAAATGAGCTAGGTAGGTTAAAACAGCCAAGATATCCACACTTATGCATtaattcttttacttttataggAAATTATAGTAGATGAAATGAGAGATCTCCTAGTGCACAAAAGCGTCAAGAGATATATGAACAAGCGTTGAGAAAAGATCTCATGACTCATAAATGCTCGTCGAGATATCCATAAATGACTCACAAAAGCCTTGATGCGATACGACTTACTTAATTAACTTATGATTAAGGCGCGCTCCTCTCAGAGCCTTTAAACACCATACGTGGTCTCCTTTTGGGATCCAAATGACCAAGCCTAGCTAAACAAAGAATATCTAGAGAAGAGttaacttaaaagagttatAGAGCTTCGTGTTTAAGGGCGACAAA
Coding sequences:
- the LOC101208788 gene encoding WAT1-related protein At1g25270 isoform X2 gives rise to the protein MIMNERVLWNGLPTIVMMLVQFGFAGVNIFYKLAAADGMSFRIIIAYRFLFASAFILPIAFFLERGSLSQNLYVESLALTSATYASAIGNLAPAITFILAVSFRLERMNIGTMRGKAKVMGTLIGIVGAMILTFYKGVELHPWSTRVDLLHKGHNSTEHVAPTEHTIHSHVLGSVMGVGSCFSYALWLIVQAKMSECYPCHYSSTALMCMMGSVQAVGFALCVETQWSRWKLGWNIRLLSVAYTGIVASGVMVTLITWCVRIRGPMFVSVFSPLILVLVAIAASLFLQEKLYLGCVVGGMLMVCGLYMVLWGKSKEIRKITQLAPMESIEEQLQQLGGEGIDLVISSPITPLSKTHVTNSQHNNNSNVPHSNN
- the LOC101208788 gene encoding WAT1-related protein At1g25270 isoform X3: MVLFTSDGIKNVNLYFGEIYKKKMIKKKKEMGKPFEDNKSEAMGITESKFVRGEFSFNICNICFSHWLERMNIGTMRGKAKVMGTLIGIVGAMILTFYKGVELHPWSTRVDLLHKGHNSTEHVAPTEHTIHSHVLGSVMGVGSCFSYALWLIVQAKMSECYPCHYSSTALMCMMGSVQAVGFALCVETQWSRWKLGWNIRLLSVAYTGIVASGVMVTLITWCVRIRGPMFVSVFSPLILVLVAIAASLFLQEKLYLGCVVGGMLMVCGLYMVLWGKSKEIRKITQLAPMESIEEQLQQLGGEGIDLVISSPITPLSKTHVTNSQHNNNSNVPHSNN
- the LOC101208788 gene encoding WAT1-related protein At1g25270 isoform X1, with product MIMNERVLWNGLPTIVMMLVQFGFAGVNIFYKLAAADGMSFRIIIAYRFLFASAFILPIAFFLERGRRPKLTWSVIFYAFLCGLFGGSLSQNLYVESLALTSATYASAIGNLAPAITFILAVSFRLERMNIGTMRGKAKVMGTLIGIVGAMILTFYKGVELHPWSTRVDLLHKGHNSTEHVAPTEHTIHSHVLGSVMGVGSCFSYALWLIVQAKMSECYPCHYSSTALMCMMGSVQAVGFALCVETQWSRWKLGWNIRLLSVAYTGIVASGVMVTLITWCVRIRGPMFVSVFSPLILVLVAIAASLFLQEKLYLGCVVGGMLMVCGLYMVLWGKSKEIRKITQLAPMESIEEQLQQLGGEGIDLVISSPITPLSKTHVTNSQHNNNSNVPHSNN